gtattaaaaaaacatttcactCTTCTTTACATGAATCATGGGAGATCTGGTTACTTTGTTGAACCAGAATTGTAACTTTCGTTTATTTTATCAGACTACTtaatttgttggttcaacttaaaaaaggaagttacctggttgcctttcaattttgagttcattcaacttaaaaatataagttggctcaaaaaaatatttttgagttgaattaactcttgaattaattttaaaacagCTAACTAACTCAACTTTTTTACAGAGAACTAACCAttcaacccagtatcacgaaatgacgtacctatagtcatgtAAATTGGTGAGTTTTTTCCGTGACACTTGACACGCTTTTCTGCcttttgcgtgaacatgtcacaCATTTATGTtaacgtgtcattgtcacgtatttgttactcaactgttttgtacaattttcttaccattgtcgctttggtttagggttacaTTTACATAATATGACATCCTTActcaaacccaactctaaagccgcattcagacagccagcgatataatcgctgtgtgtcgcccgtctctttcaatgaggcgtttctaaatctgcgtgtcataaacaaatgagtaccatccatgCCAGTAACtaacgagagaaggatgacgtgaactccactgcttcgttctcattggtaaTCGCTCATGAAattcgctcgacatttgcataaagttaaacttttcttaactttcttgcgccgctggacacgcccatacggtcgccaacggtcactttcgctcgtgccgccggaagtcgcccggtttccattgaaataaatgagatcgcatcgctctgctactgctggtcgctggctgtctgaatggggtgTCACCCTagtgccaggcgacaatggtttaaaaatcagaaaatctaaaaaaataaatcatgaaaaaaaggtttaaaccaatacttaaagtgacatcctaacgcaaacaccaaatctaactctaaaccaaagcgaaaatggtttgaaaatacaAAACAGTTAAGTAACAATACGTGACAGAaatgttcacccaaaaatgcgGAAAAGCATGTCAGTGTCATGGAAAAGACTcaaaaatttacgtgactataggtacacaATTTCGTGATACAGGGTTGAACCATTTTCACAATACATTATGgtgcagtttcccggacagggattagactagtcctagactaaaatacatGTAAGAGGTGTCCAAACTGAAACCAACTTGCAcggacatatcttaaaatacatcagtgccctttgttttgcctcaaactGCACACAAGTAAAGTTTTTAGGaggcatgtttttttaaaactagttactgtatattttctaattaaacaaggtctagtcctggcttaagctcatctctgtccgggaaaccacccctatatttGTGGTTTTCAACCTTTTTTAGGCTAGGTACCCCTTAATGGATATAGAGGTGGagctgtatttattattatttataataaatactttgCTATTATGGTTATGTTACGAAGAgactaaaataataatatttggcAAACTACATAACAGTTTTATTTAACTGAACAGATTATATTGTGGGAAAGTTGTGCTTTTCATTTTAAGTTTCCATGTTTTATTATTAGCCTATTAATCCAATTTTGTTTGATGCCTACTTTCATTTttccaaaaatattattttacattcaaacTGTATTTGGAGGACCCAGGGTATTATCACCAAGGACCCCCAAGGGTCCCCGGACCCCCTGTTAAAGACCCATGcattacatatataaatatggCAGACACTTTTAATCCAAAGtaatttacagtaaatgtaaGCTTTATATGAGCACTATTATTTAATGTACAGAGTGTTATACAGGTGTGAGGCTATTGTCATCAGTCCTTTGTTGCGACTGGTAAACTAAACACATAGCATTGCATCAGCAGTGCAAAAGATTGTGGATTCGATTTCCAGGCCACACAAatattgataaaaatgtatatactaAATGCATTGTATGTGGCTTTGGAGAAAAGTATCTGTtgaatgtataaatgtaaatgtgaatgAACATGTGACAGGTCAAACATTTTTTCTTTGTGGTAAGCCATATATGCCACAAATGCTGTTAACTTTGCCTAACTTTTATTGAATGGGGAATATACCTTAACATATAAGTAACACCCTGTTCAGCAAATAACATATTTACGACATATTTATTACACACTGGAATATTTTGTCAATGTAACAAAAAGGAGAGCTATACATTCATTTAACTCTTTTTTGCGTGCGTGCACCCATGTGAAGAGTGCATCCCATTGCATTAGTTAGCTTtagttgtttttttatatagatttaaatgcataaaatttATGAGGaaattatgtattttaaaaaaatttataaaactgtATGGCAACATCTCCAGCCCCACAGTTTGAACCACTGATTTAACTTAAATGACTAGTCCTACTTGTGCAGTAGGTTGTAGTGTACAGAGTATAAAGGTGTGGTGTACCACAAACTTGCCAATCTTCAGGTCTTTTGCTCAATGTATTTACCAGCATGAATGACTTTCATAATGGTTGGAGTCTCCAAGGCAACTTGTAAGTGTTTGCAGCTGTAAGCCGCTCTGAACGATGAGATAATGAGCACGTGCATTCGTAATTTTCCCAATAGCATCTTTTGGAAAAGGATCTATTTCATATAAAAGAAAGACTGAGGAAAGATGCagatgttgtttttcattagtTTATCTATTCAGTGTTTGTCTGAAATGTTTGCTTTTGTGCTCCGAATTTGTCACGAAAGCAAATAGTGTAGCACATAATTAGTATAGAGTAAATCAAAATGATGTCTGTTGAGTGTTTCTCAAggaaattttatatttttcttttttttctgataTTATGATAGGCTATACATTTACTGGATACTCTTGGAGTTTACAGAGATGTTTTGGCAAGTTTGTGAAGGAAAACTTGCAAATAAAAATCTGTTTAAGAAAATTCATTCgacaattaaatgtaaaattattaccATTAAACTGTACaacaaaaattttatgtttaaattACAAAAGTTAgcagttgttttgttttattgcagaaGATGGCCCTTTATGTAAGAAAGCCAAACTAGATGAAGAAGATGATAATATCGGTAATGGAGACTACCACAGAAGTGATCCTCAGATAGCCATCTGTCTGGACTGCTTGCGAAACAACAGCCAGATGGGAGAAGCCATTGTTAAGGTCAGCCATCTTGAATTATACATTTCTCCTTTTCCTGTTTGTCTTTTCCAGTGTCACTTCGTCTTTTGCTTATTTCTGTATGCTAGCCTTTCCCTCCTTTAAAAAAGCATATTTTCCTACAAAATCCTTGTCGTTGACATTTGAAGATTAAAGGTGAAGCAGATTCTTAGGCTTTATAAAGCCTGCATTTAACCAGTTAACCTCCAAAACTCAGTCCTCTCTATCATCTTTTACATCCTTGTTAATTGACAACGTGACTTTTTTACTGTTAATCTTACAAATGCCTGTCACTACAGTTACACAGTCATGTCATAACCATGAAATACACTTTTACTGAAGCCGACATGACATTAAAATTGAGTCTTGATCTTGTTGCTTTTGATTTATTTGtgcatgttaaaaaaatattttagtataTTGCATTATTCAgtctttaaatacattttggttaCAAATTGTTTCGTTTTGGTTCGAGGCAGAGAACCCAGATGCACAGCgccggtttaaaaaaaaagtcttCATAAGCAAAAACTAAAAACACCAAATCAGGGCCAATAACTAAAAGGCTTAAAGCAGGACTGACAGAAAATCAGAAGATCACAGAAAACCTCTAATGACATTAGAAATACAAAAGAAAAAACACCAtaaaggtgcattgtgggaCTTTTTGCAGCACCTAGTGGTGTGACTGTGTATTACAACCAACTAAAATGCTtagtgaagctacggtagccgccacagggcAAACACGGTattgtctgagacaacatatAAGCAAAACGCACTCCGATAGAAccgtttgtccatttagggttactgtagaaacatggtggcgaCTACCATATAAGGGgtgtatgtatataaaaacggctcattctaaggtaattaaacaatacagttcattatgtaaggtctttatacaccactgataatatagttatgtagattatattgcatttctgtcaagagatccttctaaacgttacacaatgcacctttaacttaACTTGGCTGGACTGGACTTGACAAGAAAACACAGCAACAACAACAAGGAAACAAGGAGGTGGGGCTTTCACAATGAACACAGGATGAAAGAAAAGTAACATACAAAACCACTAAAGACCCAGAGAATAGGTTTAGATCATAATACAATGAATAAGAACCAAGACAAGAACTAAAGTTTCAGGATCCAAACATGAACATAACCATATAGCATTTGAGTCTGGATCACATGGCAAACAAGGACAATCTAGAAGTTGTGAAATCTAGACTTTATGCTCCAGCCTAACAACAAGACAAGAAGCACAAATCACCAAGGAGATATCAAAGGCAGTGTGCTCACAACAAGACAAAACCCAGAGCATGAGTTCAGATCCTAAAACCAAGGACAATATCCATCACAAGACTCAAGACCCTAACATCATGCGTCAAGACACAAAACACAGGACTGTCACGATCCTTTCATAACACTCAAAGACCTAAAGGGCTGACAGGATGAcagtttcatgttcatttaaggGTTGGTTTGTCAACTACTCAGTTGTTAATAAAGTATGGCAGTTTCTAGcttcttgttttgttttttagggCTTAATGAAGAAGTTTATTCGCTGCTCAACAAGAGTAACTGTCGGAACAATCAAAAAGTTTTTAAGTCTAAAGTTAAAGCTTCCAAGTTCTTATGAGGTAATACCTGGATGTCTTTTACCCCATGTCCTCTAAACAGATTTCCTCTAAACTCAATCATATGATTTGGTGTGATTTACTGTACAATTAAATGGGTGCCTCTTTCTGCAGCTAGATGTTCTATGCAATGGTGAGATCATGGGTAAGGACCACACCATGGAGTTCATCTACATGACCCGCTGGAGGCTTCAAGGAGAAAATGTAAGCCAATCCAGTATGTCCTTCTCTTGACTCGTGTGTATGATCTATAAATCCTCTGCACTTTGAAAATGCTGAGATCTTTCAATCCATGGACGAACTATAAACAAATATGCATAACTACAtagcaaaatatttaataattccagtaaaacaatattaaacacatttatCAAGTACCATAATTTCAGCAGaagatacaaataatatatatgtGTTATAGATTGACTAATGTtattaatttatacattatattatgcGATTGTTTAGTAATAACTCTTTCATGAGCATACTGCTGATTCCCTGTTGAATCCATTGAACTTGACAGGAAGTTCATGCTCTTTATGGTATTTACAATTTTACAACTACAGCAATGAACTTAAGACCTGAGCTTTACACTCACCTCATAATCTTAGCAGAGAAGTTCAGAGTTAATTCTAGCATTTGATTGTCACTTTTACACGAGACTGTCATGCCTTCTAAAGCTATGGGGTCAAAGGTCCCTGTAGTTGTAAAGGAAGGGACAGCTGCCTCACCACAGGCTTCATTCCCTGTGTCCGAAATCGTAAactgtgacagtaggtactgaattagatgaattACCTACTCATcgaccgttaaaacagtagatactgtatagtatgaacaTGCATAGTATGAATGAATTCGGACGCACTACATCCGTCATGTTGATAAATTAGGTGACATACTTCATAATAACAACAAGTTAGTCGTTAATGACGTCAAACAAGTGcaatttaacaatttttttaataaaacaacatctCTACTTCTCCTTTGATTGATAACTCCTCTCCTGGAGACTCACGGGATAGTAAAGTGCCCATCATATAAACACTTCAGGATCTTTCCTTAAGTAGTAGGCCATTGGGGTACTGTTTTTCGAATGCTATGAATTCAGACATACTACTCGGCTCGCCTATACTGCTTTTTATATTGGATATTAAGTGGAAAtcaaacacaaaatatttactATGAAATCACATAACATTTCCCTATGTGTCACCTGAGTTATAACATTTTGAAAGAtgtacaaaaaattaaaatactatttatttgtatagttaaaaatGATAAAATCATAGTTCAGATTAAattaaatacagtttagatTTTGCCTCATGGCTGCATCAGATCAACATTTGAATAAGTCACATAATGAGCTTTTGGATTCAATTTTTCTCGGgctcaaacaaaaaacacacaaatctTTTTCTGACAAGCTCCTTAGTGTATGATAGCTAGGTGagcttaaaaaataattcattgtgCAATGAAATGGCACAGAACTGGGTCAATAGCCCTATACGGCATCTCCCTGGTACATTAGAGAAATCTCCTTCCCTTTCTAAAAATAGATCTCTGATAGGGCCAAATATGCTGTACAAGTGAACTTGTGAGGGCGCACTTTACATCACGTATGTTGGTAATGCTACATTCTCACATATGCAGTTTTGCTCAGATTAGATAACATCCATTATTTATATTGTTGAATGCTCTATTCTGATTGATTGATCAGAATAGATTTTTTGATTTTTCGATAAActcacacctaacctgtcaaatgtcttaaaataaccacaagagcaatgtctgtggtaaccatggtataagcagaataattgaataattgttatttgaaaataatgtacaCCAGCGGTGTAATAATGGCACGACGCGAGGGGTGTGCGTTATTCCATCAAtaattattccttacgtatCACCAGTTTATCAATTGCAGTCTGTtgaaggaatagtctacccttttgccatattaaactatgttattacctcaaattagacgaattaatacaaatctatctattttcaatgcgtgcactgtacagcgcgtcgtgaatgtgttagcatttagcctagccccattcattcctatggtaccaaacagggaagccaccaaacacttccgtgttttccctttttaaagactgttacatgaggagttataccagtaagtatggtaccacaaaataaaacttttttttggtaccataggaatgaatggggctaggctaaatgctaacacattcataacgcGCTATATTGGTCCGAGTTGctggcgggttagttgaaaatgttagttAGGTGctggttgtttatacattgacccgcgcatcactggtaaGTGTAAAAGAAGATTGTTTTTCTTTAAGTAAAAAGTCTTATTTTGTGAACAACTTAAAATTGTTACGTTTAAGTAACATTGCCAAgacatttatttgacatctgaAATGCAATTAAGTTGGTTTAGTTGGACTCAACtaaattaatttaacccaaACCAACTAAATTGTGTTTACtcaaccaaaaaaataaaaattattgaaCTAAATTAGGATAGTTGCTTTCTTTATGGCACTCGATGCAATCAATGCATGAAAAGCCTTTTACAGTAtaacataatataaaaaacattgtCCTATTTGCACAATGTGCTTTTATTTGTAAATACTGTCATTTACAATCtacatattgttttttttttaggtctATCCAATGGTACTTGAATATCGACCACGTATTGACTTCGGCTAGGTGGAAATTTCCTGCACTAATTTCAGCCCTTCAACAGACAGCAAATTGAATGAATGTGTCTAGGTTAGAAGATGTACTTTTCTGTTTAGGATCTGACAGTTTTATACTACAAACTCCTTGTTCTCACCCTCAAAGAAAGACATGTACTGTTGAAAAAACCTGGTTGTTTACTGCAGATGTGAACAAATTGTAATGTGCCACAAGGATGCCAAAGTGACACAATTGTCATGTTTAATGGCCTTCAGTCTGCATATAATAATTGCTCAGTTTCACATTGCTACATGATAGAAAAATCACATCTATGTTTGACAGTGCCTTTTCATCTACACTTAAGTAAATTTGCAAGGGGGCAACCCTTTGCTTGACAGGGGTTATTCGGTGAAACACCTGTCTTGATAGCTTATATTTGTTAGCAATGGTGATATAAAAGTGTCGTGTTTTAACATTATGAAATTAAGTGATTTATCTGGGCAAAAGATTTCAAAAGCTGgatctgtttttttattattttcattgtaAAGGCGTAATTAAATGCCTTTTTTATTTGAAGGTTTTGGTGAGTTTTCCCCAGTCGTGCCTACTTttataaaattacattaataggTGAATGTAGTTAAACGCATTAAGTAAGAGGTTTGTGTTGTGAACCTTTTTTACGGTACATTTACACAGGGCGAAAGCGATAATGCTTGACGAAAGGCAACGTCACAGTGCCCGCAGACATGCTCCGTTCTTGCATAAACATAATTGGCTGGCTcgcactaggttatttgcataaggcgatctgattggctgacccACACCTtggcgcttgaaaagttgagaaatgttcaacttctgccgcgagcaacggcagtgacaGGACGTTGagggatccacaattcagtttggcaacgcatgacgtcacccattaaaagtgaatgaggagcgttaacgctttcgccccatgtgaatgtaccgttatgGTTGGCATTTTCTGTCCTGAATTGAGGTTTTAGTGAGTCATGTTTGCCtatgtcatgtcaaaataaatcCTAAGGCTAGGggtttaaaaataactttaattcaatgtcaaaaaaaaaatttatttattaaaaagttcAATTTTGCAAGGTAGAAATAACAGATTTGGTTGACCACATACAAAAGCATTCATTACAGAGTATAGGTCTGGCATTTTACACCAAAGACAACCTCTACAACATCTGACCACACTGGACTAAAAATTGTTTGTCTTGCCTTACAACCACAATACTCTGATGTCATGTGGTGAAGATAAAGCTTGAATTTTTGTACATGGAAAACTACCTAATCTATCAAACAACGAGTACAGAAGGACAATAATTGTGATTTTTGTCTTtgtgaatgtttttaaaaatgtttctgtaaATGCTTTTGAATTTTGACAGAATCCTACATTTGATGGAAGCCTGTTTAGATCTCAACTGGGTTCCTTCAAAATTTATATTGCACTTGTGTTTGCAAAAAGCTTAATATTTTAGAGattaaaacattgttttatgtgGTAGATTAACAATTGATGTTATGAATAGACCCTGCCGTCGCAATGATCAACATGTATTTTTGTAAGAGGCCCTtgtatatttttgaaaatataaatatatgttatgtaaaaaatgtaaaatgctgCTTAGAATATTTTTATTCTGTTATGTTAGGTCCCTGAGGTGATTCCTGTAGAGATTAGACTTGTATATAACATATGCAAGGTAttgtatttgtgtatttgttcaGAAGAATAATACCGTTATGAATATTGatattattggtttctgttcCTACA
The Paramisgurnus dabryanus chromosome 1, PD_genome_1.1, whole genome shotgun sequence genome window above contains:
- the pcgf5b gene encoding polycomb group RING finger protein 5-B isoform X1, with translation MTLQKKHLVKDFNHFITCYVCKGYLIKPTTVTECLHTFCKSCIVQHFEDSNECPKCGIQVHETNPLEMLRLDNTLEEIIFKLVPGLREKEQQQEIEFWRKNKSKENIGEDGPLCKKAKLDEEDDNIGNGDYHRSDPQIAICLDCLRNNSQMGEAIVKGLMKKFIRCSTRVTVGTIKKFLSLKLKLPSSYELDVLCNGEIMGKDHTMEFIYMTRWRLQGENVYPMVLEYRPRIDFG